The following are encoded together in the Microterricola viridarii genome:
- a CDS encoding DNA repair helicase XPB has product MSDGPLIVQSDRTVLLEVAHPLAEDARHDLAVFAELERAPEHIHSYRITRLGLWNARAAGHDAADMLATLERYSKFPVPQTVSIDIVETVGRYGRLVIERNDEGGLVLRSTDVAVLTEVANAKKIAPLLLGRPSPDTFDVEPWARGALKQELVKLGWPAEDLAGYTPGTPHPIDLAEDGWALRDYQQKAVDNFFAGGSGVVVLPCGAGKTLVGAGAMATAKTNTLILVTNTVSARQWRDELLRRTSLTPEEIGEYSGQVKEVKPVTIATYQILTAKRKGEYAHLALLDAMDWGLVVYDEVHLLPAPVFKLTAELQARRRLGLTATLVREDGRESDVFSLIGPKRFDAPWKEIEAQGFISPANCYEVRIDLPQHERLSYAAAADDERYRLASTAPAKLGVVKQLVARHRGERILVIGQYLDQIDELSDALNAPKITGATPVDEREQLFQAFREGRVEVLVVSKVANFSVDLPEATVAIQVSGSFGSRQEEAQRLGRLLRPKESGLTASFYSLVARDTVDQDFAQNRQRFLAEQGYSYTILDAHTLDAAAA; this is encoded by the coding sequence ATGTCGGATGGCCCACTGATCGTTCAAAGCGACCGCACTGTTCTGCTCGAGGTCGCGCACCCGCTCGCCGAGGATGCCCGGCACGACCTTGCGGTGTTCGCCGAGTTGGAGCGTGCGCCGGAGCACATCCACAGCTACCGCATCACCCGGCTCGGATTGTGGAACGCGCGCGCCGCCGGCCACGACGCCGCCGACATGCTGGCGACGCTGGAGCGCTACTCGAAGTTCCCCGTTCCGCAGACGGTGTCGATCGACATCGTCGAGACCGTTGGCCGTTACGGGCGGCTCGTCATCGAGCGCAACGACGAGGGCGGGCTGGTGCTGCGTTCCACGGATGTCGCCGTGCTCACCGAGGTGGCCAACGCGAAGAAGATCGCGCCGCTACTGCTCGGCCGCCCCAGCCCCGACACCTTCGACGTGGAGCCGTGGGCACGCGGTGCCCTCAAGCAGGAGCTGGTCAAGCTCGGCTGGCCCGCGGAGGACCTCGCCGGCTACACGCCGGGCACGCCGCATCCGATCGACCTGGCCGAGGACGGCTGGGCGCTGCGCGACTACCAGCAGAAGGCAGTCGACAACTTCTTTGCCGGCGGCTCCGGCGTCGTCGTGCTGCCCTGTGGCGCGGGCAAGACGCTGGTCGGCGCCGGCGCCATGGCCACCGCCAAGACGAACACGCTGATCCTCGTCACCAACACCGTCAGCGCCCGGCAGTGGCGCGATGAGCTGCTGCGGCGCACCTCGCTCACCCCAGAGGAGATCGGCGAGTACTCCGGGCAGGTCAAGGAGGTCAAGCCGGTCACGATCGCGACCTACCAGATCCTCACCGCGAAGCGGAAGGGCGAGTACGCCCACCTCGCCCTGCTCGACGCGATGGACTGGGGCCTCGTGGTCTACGACGAGGTGCACCTGCTGCCGGCACCCGTGTTCAAGCTCACCGCCGAGCTGCAGGCCCGCCGCCGACTCGGACTGACCGCGACGCTGGTGCGCGAGGACGGCCGAGAGAGCGACGTGTTCAGCCTGATCGGGCCGAAGCGCTTCGACGCACCGTGGAAGGAGATCGAGGCGCAGGGCTTCATCTCCCCCGCGAACTGTTACGAGGTGCGCATCGACCTGCCGCAGCACGAGCGGCTGAGCTATGCCGCCGCTGCAGATGACGAGCGCTACCGCCTGGCCTCGACCGCCCCGGCCAAGCTGGGCGTCGTCAAGCAGCTGGTGGCCAGGCACCGCGGTGAGCGCATCCTCGTGATCGGCCAATACCTCGATCAGATCGACGAGCTCTCCGACGCGCTCAACGCGCCCAAGATCACCGGCGCGACGCCGGTCGACGAGCGCGAGCAGCTGTTCCAGGCGTTCCGCGAGGGCCGGGTCGAGGTGCTCGTCGTCTCGAAGGTCGCCAACTTCTCCGTCGACCTGCCCGAGGCGACCGTGGCCATCCAGGTGTCCGGATCGTTCGGCTCCCGCCAGGAGGAGGCGCAGCGCCTCGGCCGCCTGCTGCGGCCCAAGGAGTCCGGGCTCACCGCGAGCTTCTATTCACTGGTCGCCCGCGACACCGTCGACCAGGATTTCGCGCAGAACCGGCAGCGCTTCCTCGCCGAACAGGGCTACAGCTACACGATTCTTGACGCGCACACCCTCGACGCCGCCGCGGCCTAG